The following coding sequences lie in one Mesorhizobium sp. NZP2298 genomic window:
- a CDS encoding ABC transporter substrate-binding protein, giving the protein MNSFLKSCTALTVALTFSGQAIAQVKELGKGEGQVNIVAWPGYIERGETDKGYDWVIAFEKESGCKVNVKTANTSDEMVSLMNEGGFDLVTASGDASLRLVAGKRVQPINTDLIPSWKTVDDRLKDAPWFTVDKVHYGVPYQWGPNILMYNTEVFKEAPKSWNVVFEEMKLPDGKSNKGRVQAYDGPIHIADAANYLMFHKPELGIKDPYELNEDQYKAALDLLRVQRTLVGRYWHDAAIQVDDFQNEGVVASGSWPYQVNTLVAAKKPVASTVPEEGVTGWADTTMMEADAAHPNCAYMWLEHSLSPKVQGDVSAWFGSLPVVPAACKGNELLGEEGCKTNGYDNFDKIKFWKTPVSKCVTQNDQCVPYYRWVSDYIGVIGGR; this is encoded by the coding sequence GGTCGCGCTGACCTTCTCGGGTCAGGCCATCGCCCAGGTCAAGGAGCTCGGCAAGGGCGAAGGCCAGGTCAACATCGTTGCCTGGCCTGGCTATATCGAGCGCGGCGAGACCGACAAGGGCTATGACTGGGTCATCGCTTTCGAGAAGGAGAGCGGCTGCAAGGTCAACGTCAAGACCGCCAACACCTCCGACGAGATGGTCTCGCTGATGAACGAAGGCGGCTTCGACCTCGTCACGGCTTCAGGCGATGCCTCGCTGCGCCTGGTCGCCGGCAAGCGCGTGCAACCGATCAACACCGATCTGATCCCGAGCTGGAAGACGGTCGACGATCGCCTCAAGGACGCGCCCTGGTTCACCGTCGACAAGGTGCACTACGGCGTTCCCTACCAGTGGGGCCCCAACATCCTGATGTACAACACCGAGGTGTTCAAGGAAGCGCCGAAGAGCTGGAACGTCGTCTTCGAGGAGATGAAGCTGCCGGACGGCAAGTCCAACAAGGGTCGCGTCCAGGCCTATGACGGACCGATCCACATCGCGGACGCCGCCAACTATCTGATGTTCCACAAGCCGGAGCTCGGCATCAAGGACCCCTACGAGCTCAATGAAGACCAGTACAAGGCCGCCCTCGACCTGCTGCGCGTCCAGCGCACGCTGGTCGGCCGCTACTGGCATGATGCCGCCATTCAGGTCGACGATTTCCAGAATGAAGGCGTCGTGGCATCCGGTTCGTGGCCGTATCAGGTCAACACGCTGGTCGCCGCCAAGAAGCCGGTCGCCTCGACCGTGCCGGAAGAAGGCGTCACCGGCTGGGCCGACACCACCATGATGGAAGCCGACGCGGCTCATCCGAACTGCGCCTATATGTGGCTTGAGCATTCGCTGTCGCCGAAGGTGCAGGGCGATGTTTCGGCCTGGTTCGGTTCGCTGCCGGTCGTCCCTGCCGCCTGTAAGGGCAATGAATTGCTCGGCGAGGAAGGCTGCAAGACCAACGGCTACGACAATTTCGACAAGATCAAGTTCTGGAAGACGCCGGTCTCGAAATGCGTCACCCAGAACGACCAGTGCGTGCCTTACTACCGCTGGGTGTCGGACTATATCGGCGTCATCGGCGGACGGTGA